One Epinephelus fuscoguttatus linkage group LG10, E.fuscoguttatus.final_Chr_v1 genomic window carries:
- the mettl13 gene encoding eEF1A lysine and N-terminal methyltransferase, with protein MSLLPRTAEEFSSAEYWERFFKKRGEKAFEWYGDYNKLCGVLHKYIKVQDKVLVVGCGNSELSEQMYDVGYKHLTNIDISETVVTHMNQRNAERRPGLTFQQVDATQTPYEDASYQAALDKGTLDAMASEEEGALARNMLTEVGRVLSVGGRYVCVTLAQESVIQLAVEHFVQLGWAVRLHCLQEESGKEEDSFALPVFVLVCTKFRQPMPMPILEMCVGEDGAPTRLTQVAELLSAVREHQAYSVLKKRLRTSTDASSNPSLTLCHAKTGLPRYTLTVQDCPPGAKVPRSNQFAIFIVPQGSETAWLYCSSEGRRQLAASANFRRLVIVAMHRNQEYTDMQAVQSELSPMVMDLAPPGMPTNQQVPFLSVGGDLGWREEVSRGVSELSGEYCVENVRGEDGELYRRLVFLANAALLVQSESRLVSSNTASSHKKKNKKKVKPTAAPKTSTSSLSVDSGFLCCAHHEVMVAGLTMLGVGTPQNKDVPVSVLLVGLGGGGLPQFLRDFVPNVTVEVVELDPAVMEVAKEWFGFRPDDHLTVTLGDGLERICALEKEGGRLFDVIMFDVDSKDSTVGMSCPPAAFVETSILQKVFSLLTPRGVFMLNLVCRDPVLRKSVLERVSAVFPSILSRKIEGEVNEVLLCSRGENKTLDAAHILQSLNQAGKSLQSALCSNRTETNSSPHIDIAGLLKDLKVE; from the exons ATGAGTCTTCTACCTCGCACTGCTGAGGAGTTCAGCTCCGCCGAATACTGGGAGAGGTTTTTTAAGAAGCGCGGAGAGAAGGCGTTTGAATGGTACGGAGACTACAACAAACTCTGCGGCGTGCTGCACAAATACATCAAAGTCCAAGACAAG GTGTTGGTGGTCGGTTGTGGTAACTCTGAGCTGAGTGAACAGATGTATGATGTCGGCTACAAACATCTTACTAACATCGACATCAGTGAGACAGTGGTGACCCACATGAACCAGCGGAACGCTGAGCGCCGGCCGGGCCTCACCTTCCAGCAGGTGGATGCTACACAAACTCCATATGAGGATGCCAGCTACCAGGCTGCTCTGGACAAGGGCACACTGGATGCTATGGcatcagaagaagaaggagcacTGGCCAGGAACATGCTCACTGAG GTGGGCCGGGTGCTAAGTGTTGGTGGCCGGTATGTCTGTGTGACGCTGGCTCAGGAAAGTGTGATCCAGTTAGCCGTGGAGCACTTTGTTCAGCTGGGATGGGCTGTGAGGCTCCACTGCCTGCAGGAGGAAAGTGGGAAAGAAGAGGATTCCTTTGCTCTGCCTGTCTTTGTCCTGGTCTGCACCAAGTTTCGTCAGCCCATGCCCATGCCTATTCTGGAGATGTGTGTTGGGGAAGATGGAGCCCCTACTCGTCTCACACAGGTAGCAGAGTTGTTGTCAGCTGTGAGGGAGCATCAGGCTTACTCTGTGTTGAAAAAGAGGCTCCGTACAAGCACAGATGCCAGCTCGAACCCgtcactcactctctgccaCGCCAAAACTGGCCTTCCCAGATACACTCTTACAGTTCAAGATTGTCCTCCAGGTGCCAAGGTGCCAAGATCAAACCAGTTTGCTATTTTCATTG TGCCTCAAGGCAGTGAGACAGCTTGGCTCTACTGCTCCAGTGAGGGGCGAAGGCAGCTGGCAGCCAGTGCCAACTTCCGGCGCCTGGTTATTGTGGCAATGCACAGGAATCAGGAGTACACAGACATGCAGGCTGTCCAGTCAGAACTCTCACCAATGGTGATGGACCTGGCTCCCCCGGGTATGCCCACCAACCAGCAG GTGCCATTTCTGTCAGTTGGAGGTGACCTGGGTTGGCGAGAGGAGGTCAGCAGAGGTGTGAGTGAGCTGAGCGGGGAGTACTGCGTGGAGAATGTCAGAGGAGAAGACGGAGAACTGTATCGGAGACTTGTTTTCCTGGCTAACGCTGCTTTACTTGTCCAATCAGAGAGCCGTCTTGTCTCTTCAAATACTG CATCAAGtcacaagaagaaaaataaaaagaaggtCAAGCCAACAGCCGCTCCAAAAACATCCACCAGCTCTCTTTCCGTGGACAGTGGCTTCCTCTGCTGCGCTCACCATGAAGTTATGGTGGCTGGCCTTACCATGCTCGGGGTGGGCACGCCTCAGAACAAAG ATGTCCCAGTGTCAGTCCTCCTGGTGGGGCTTGGTGGAGGAGGCCTGCCTCAGTTCCTACGGGACTTTGTGCCCAATGTTACAGTCGAGGTTGTAGAACTAGACCCTGCTGTGATGGAAGTGGCGAAGGAATGGTTCGGATTCAGACCAGACGACCATTTGACTGTCACTCTGGGGGATGGCCTTGAGCGCATCTGTGCCTTGGAGAAAGAAG gTGGTCGTTTGTTTGATGTCATCATGTTCGATGTAGACAGCAAAGATAGCACTGTGGGTATGAGCTGTCCTCCTGCTGCCTTTGTAGAAACCTCAATCCTGCAGAAAGTTTTCAGCCTGCTAACCCCCAGAG GTGTATTCATGCTGAACCTCGTGTGTCGTGACCCAGTCTTGAGGAAAAGCGTGTTGGAGCGTGTCAGCGCCGTGTTTCCCTCCATCCTCTCCAGAAAGATTGAAGGGGAGGTCAATGAGGTTCTTCTGTGCTCTCGtggagaaaacaagacattggATGCTGCTCACATCCTTCAGTCCCTGAACCAAGCAGGCAAGAGTCTGCAGAGCGCGCTGTGCTCTAACAGGACTGAAACCAACAGCAGCCCACACATAGACATCGCAGGGCTGTTAAAAGACCTTAAAGTAGAGTAA
- the itpa gene encoding inosine triphosphate pyrophosphatase has product MALPAGRSVVFVTGNAKKLEEVIQILGDKFPYKLVSKKIDLPEYQGEPDDISIHKCKEAARQIDGPVIVEDTCLCFKALGGLPGPYIKWFLDKLKPEGLYKLLAGFEDKSAWALCTFAFSAGKDEPVQLFRGKTEGRIVEPRGPRDFGWDPCFQPEGYDKTYAELPKEVKNTISHRYRALAAMSEHFSQTNNTSPQVKKKKQGD; this is encoded by the exons ATGGCGCTACCTGCCGGGCGGTCTGTGGTCTTCGTGACTGGAAACGCCAAAAAACTCGAAGAG GTCATTCAGATCCTGGGAGACAAGTTTCCCTACAAACTAGTGTCTAAAAAGATTGACT TGCCTGAGTACCAAGGAGAGCCAGATGACATTTCCATACATAAGTGTAAGGAGGCTGCACGGCAG ATCGATGGACCAGTCATAGTGGAGGacacctgtctgtgtttcaAAGCTTTGGGAGGCCTGCCTGGTCCTTACAT aaAATGGTTCCTGGATAAACTCAAGCCAGAAG GTTTGTACAAACTCCTCGCTGGGTTTGAAGATAAATCAGCGTGGGCTCTCTGCACTTTTGCGTTCTCTGCTGGCAAAGATGAACCAGTTCAGCTCTTCAGAGGGAAAACAGAG GGACGCATTGTGGAACCGAGGGGACCTCGAGACTTTGGATGGGATCCCTGTTTCCAGCCAGAGGGATATGACAAAAC CTATGCTGAACTGCCCAAAGAAGTGAAGAATACTATCTCTCACCGCTACCGGGCGCTTGCTGCCATGTCTGAGCACTTCTCTCAAACCAACAATACCTCACCACAGgtcaagaagaagaagcagggGGATTAG
- the rangrf gene encoding ran guanine nucleotide release factor — MQCAGGSAHQPHPLFGGALSAVLPHNAKDISELREIPDNQEVFSHEHTDQSLIVELVEYQGQVADQDAARYHFEDIADSNKALEPGAFEVPGAVQLPKSELSLSDCSSAWVLTGTQCVSKFNEEARNTVTLHLGLFRLPQFSTDVLITFNDPQSISPDSSSAASAETHREPWTVQDFERMLQTLTLHNPGLFG, encoded by the coding sequence ATGCAGTGTGCTGGAGGCAGCGCTCATCAGCCTCATCCTCTGTTTGGAGGAGCGCTGTCAGCCGTCCTCCCTCACAACGCCAAAGACATCAGTGAGCTGAGGGAGATCCCGGACAACCAGGAGGTGTTTTCCCATGAACACACCGACCAGAGCCTGATAGTGGAGCTGGTGGAGTACCAGGGTCAGGTGGCAGACCAGGACGCCGCCCGGTATCACTTTGAGGACATCGCAGACAGTAACAAAGCTCTAGAGCCAGGTGCTTTTGAAGTGCCCGGTGCTGTGCAGCTACCCAAATCTGAGCTGTCCCTGTCAGACTGCAGCTCTGCCTGGGTGCTGACCGGGACACAGTGTGTGTCCAAGTTCAACGAAGAAGCCAGGAACACAGTGACCCTTCACCTGGGTCTGTTCCGTCTGCCACAGTTCTCCACAGATGTCTTGATAACCTTCAATGACCCGCAGAGCATCAGCcctgacagcagcagtgctgcttcagcagagacacacagagagccaTGGACGGTGCAGGACTTTGAGCGCATGTTGCAGACTCTGACTCTGCACAACCCAGGACTGTTTGGGTGA